The following is a genomic window from Hyperolius riggenbachi isolate aHypRig1 chromosome 4, aHypRig1.pri, whole genome shotgun sequence.
cacctgctggccaagcagcagtaaccctgtgttatgactcccaatagagacctgcagcaagtattcactgtgagcaacaacacctgattactgctgcttggccagcaagtggatttcctcagcttttccagctcccagtcggaCACTGAGTCTGTAGGTGGTTGGAAGGACTGTGGTGATCTTTTATCACTCTCTCCAATTAGCCTTGAGGTTCAGGCTTGTTTGGGGTGTGGTTGGGTTTGGTGTCAGGTGGATGGCTGGGGGTTggtttgggtgggggggggggtactttctCGGTGGACTTTGATGGATATGCTATGGTGTGGTTGTGTAAATATCTATGGCCATTAAATTATGCTCTATAATTGTAAAAGGTTTAAATGAACCAACCAACCGGGCAAATATTCTGTATCGGTGTAACAAGGAGTgagtaaaaattattttgttaTGAGAAATGCATTTCCTGGTGGGTAAGGCTTCTGAAATGTTGCATAATAGAAATTATTGTAACTGGATGTGCAGTAACTACGAGGGTAGGAAATCAAGAGGTGTGGCAATAACATTTCCTTCCCTTTCATTGGCGGGAAGATCAGATCACTTATCTTGGACTGAAGATCACTAAAGATCCAGCTAGGCTATATAAGGATAATTTCTTGTCCCTACTGGGTAGGTTTGTGGAGGATCTgatcgtggatcggggggttggccctagagctgcgcagccgcactcgtggcaggtgcggactgcgcagccgcggccagctccggcggccatattggcagaggcaggagGGTCGTGACAGGCCGGGGGggtctattgagcggcggggacccggcggaataacacggagggcgcggatgtcgTCCGCCGCGTGTTTTAAGGagatgcaggtacttcactttttaaacttttttttaaataatttggcctcgtaagtcctttaaaggatacctgaaatgacatgtgacatgatgagatagacatgggtatgtacagtgcctagcacacaaataactatgctgtgttccttttttctctttGTCTGCCtgcaagcgttaaatatcaggtatgtaagtggctgacttagtcctgactcagacaggaagtgactacagtgtgaccctcactgataagaacttcccatttttatctctttcttgctcttagaagccattttctgtaaggaagttatagttggaatttcagatcagtgtcagccacttacatacctgatatttaactttttcaagtaaagaaagaaaaaaggaaaacagcatagttagttgtgtgctaggcactgtacatacacatatctatctcatcatgtcacatcgggtatcctttaagatgaatCTTATGCCTCACTTGCTGTACCCTCTTCAGACACTGCCCATTCATATTCAATGTTGACACATGCTTATTGTGTCAGCATTGAATGTCCTCTTACCTAGGCCCTCTTACTCTGATTTGGGATAATTATGCGTTTCCACCGGGCTTAAATCAGATCAGATAACGCTCAAAAACATGTTGCCATTGGGAGTACTTCCAACTAGGCAAGAGTTACTAAATAAGGGGCAGGGTTCTCATCTTCCCCAGTTTGAATACCTCCAATTGATTAATTTTCTTACGCAGTATCTGAGGAAGGGATATGATGTGAGGGATCTTAGGAATGTTGAGATACAAATATTTTCTGGATAGAAAGCCGTTGTCCATCTATTATAAACTGCTCTTGGATGTCATTTATGATGCTAAACCATCTGACCTAGCTAAATGGCTAAACACGGAATTCTCTGAGGAAAAAATGGGATAAAGCATTTTTGGGAACAAGGCTTCCATTTCTGGTAGAGGCAAAACgcttttaaaatacttttttggtGGTATAAGGCCTGGTTCATACTGACAATTTAGTGCCCCTGATAAAATCCTGATGGGCAATGCACAAAGGATGAGGATGGACGCCGAAGCACCCCTGGGAGGTGCTTGAAGAACACCTGGCTGCAGCGGAACCCAGTTTGAGAATCTCAAAATAcatactctaaatacatacaggcaaTGTTGCGCTGCACTTGAAGAGTAATCACACTAACAGATTCCcatagtgcagtgttctccccaggatttttttccagccgggtggcatgaaaaagtagccgggtggcatgcgaCGGGCAAGTGCAGGAcaagtgcaactctgcttacagcatagggggaggaggaggagacgagcagatgtacctgctaggtacacacgatgcaatttacagatttactgtcagatggactatttccaacatgtttaatctgattttcaatcgattttccgtttacTTTTATGGGAAATCGAGCTGaaatttgatcagaaatcagattggacatgttggaaatagtccatctgacagtaaatctgtcagaaaattgcatcgtgtgtacctagcattagggagaAAGTATTTCAGATTATGGTGCTCAggttcctttaaagcagaccagcactcagaacttcctctcttctctaaaagataagcaacaacataataaattTTAATGGAagacatttcattgttacagctgataaaaattctacaataaatctgcactgtttctacttcctgctttcaaggaagcagacattgttaacctcctgtgctttcaaattagtttATCTGCCATAGCAGTCGGGTAACACAGGGGAGAAATAAAActacaaattgtgattagacaagaggggtaattagacaggccagactctataaatacatgcagggtacatttcactgttttccttctatgcaagagttcaggtccactttgttcATGCAGAGTGATTGTTTAAGGGGGAGGGGGATCATTACTGACAGAATGCAAGCTGGGGGGTAGACACAGACACCGCAGGAGAGaagattgcttttttttcttactttacgTTTGGGACTCGGGAGCAGAAAAGAGCTGAGTGCAGAGGAGGCTGCCTCAGAAACACCGTCACTCTACATGCCCTGTAATTCTATCCTCCCGAAGTGAATGCAAACAAAAGAAAGCAAAGTAGCTCTGAAGTTATATCACCTCTCCTAGCTGGATTAGACCAGCAGCTCCTTATCTAAATGGTTGTTATCTGCTGTCTGCTGGGATGGTGAATGAAGGAGTCGCTTCTGACTGACTGTCCCTGATTGCAGAACGAACGCACatggtctctctcctctcataACTTTTGCAGGCTGCTGAGAAAGATGTGTGGGCGTGCTTGCTTGGCTGCCTCTCTTTCCATTGGCCAGAGAGCTGCCAGCATAAAATAAAGCCTGTTTCATTGGAGGGCGGGAGGCAGAGACGGAGCAGAAGTTTCCAGCTAGAGGACATGCATGGTGCCGCCCCTcacaacccgcccagccaatccctgctCCACCAGACCAGACAGCGTGaggtgacaggcagaggagcgctcctcAGCTCCTGCAGTGTACAGCGTCAGCTCTCCCTATTGTGCGAGAGCTGGACGCTGATTGCTAGCAGGCAATGCAGCGCTCCTGCCTgggttttttttgcagctgggtgggtgattgacagctgGGCGGGGTCtgaaaacagccgggcggcccgcccacttaattggccctggggagaacactgtagtgtgTAAAAGAGTCTAAAGGAAAGACTGaacaatttatatatatatatacatttttatttacaagAATGAGGAGATGTATTCTGGTCAAAGCCAGTATGTGTCCACAGTCTGGAGGGCAGGCTTATTGGGAAGCATTCTGCTGAAGCTTCTTGAGCTTTGCTCtgagcttcttctttttttctttactcAGCTTTCCCTCAAGGATATTCGGTTCTTCTACTAGTTTTTGTTGCCGCACCTCTTCTTTATCCTCGGCCTGAAACCTcactgttttctttgtttttttctttcctccagctgCTTCAGTTTTCTTCTGAATAGGATGGCTTTTACGCTCCTTTTtctgctggacagagatctgTATTTTCTTCTGCCTCTTGTCCTTTCTTGCATCTTTCTCCTCCGTTCCACGCTCTACATCAGGGtccattctcctggctctccCTGGGATGAGCGAACGCAAAATGTCAGTCAACATAAGGTCCATCTCTAGGCCTTTGGGGACTtttgctttttccttttcttttattAAAGCTGCAGTTTCCACCTTCACGGATTTGATCATGGTGTCGATCTTGTTTAATTTTGATCGGCATCTGAGGCTGTAAAAGATAATAAATATATCACATTATGTAATACAAGACATGGTCAATGCAAATAAGAGTAGGGTACATTGatagagcaagagtgtgactcagTCAAGTAATTAATCAGTGGAAACTAATTTTTATATGTCACATGATTTTGCAAGTTTCTCTTTTATCTTACAACCCCAGTGGCTTACAACCCCAATTTATGATCGTAAAATagcaaagatctgaggcagatcccttgcagatatGAGACAGTGAATAACTGTAGATTTATGAATCGGTCAGGGGAAATTTTTTATTGACTGctcccctcaaacccccccccaaaaagccaCTGCTGGGTGGCTGGGTTCCTCTTCTCTCTTCATCCCTGCAGAGTTGCAAACAGTCTATAAGAAGAGGGTTAACTCACATCACTGCTTCCAGCATTGGGTCTCCATAGCCACAGCGGCGTCATGTGACACGCCTTCGGGACATTCCACCTTGTAATACGCTGGCATGTTCTGAAGGTGTATCATGTTGCGGTGTTGTTTCCATGGAGACCTGATGCTGGAAGCAGGGATTAGGTGAGTTAACCCTCTTCTTAAAGCACACTTGCATCTCTGCAGGGGGGAaggagtttaaagtgtacccgaggtgacatatgacatgatgaaataaacatgtgtatgtacagtactaaacatattaataaccaggctgttttacttgttatattttgctgcctgaaagagttaatttttaaggctggaagtgacagcttctgtcttgtcaggagcttgtcaggaatatagtaaacatcactgataagcaaattacagccataaaagttttcttggcagaatacatatttctgagagcagagggagagagaaagggtcattatagttcatgtattttcatttagtgacacttaatagactgcaacagagcagagacaacaaatatTCAATTtaatttctaaatgtttaaatataaaataaaatcctggaatgtctaaaaaagtcatttttaggagtaggaggataaatataattgtttatctcatcagtttattttcacctcgggtttactttaaaaaaaaaaaaaaaggaatggagCCTGTGACACAGCTGGTAGCCGGCAGCCTGGGAAGCACTTTTCCCAGACCTGCTCTAGAGGGAGAAGGGGAGCACAGGAGGTTGGAGGGTAAATTACTTCACCCACATTTATATCTCTGAACTCTCTACCTCCCTCTAGAGGCTGGACAATGCATCATGGAAGCACTCCATACAGCCTTCTGGGAATTTTCGTGTTCGtattccgagtgcatttctattgaagtcaatagtgccaattcctgcggttaattgtaaagcccctgtacatgctatcatcaccaaatttggcatgtatattaaacagatgagtaggaacataataaaaaaaaaattgtgaaaagaccttatagtttttgagcaaatcgatttcaaagtttcataggaaaaatggtttttaaactgtgtaaaatgacactgctgcagtataggttattgCATTCTGAgttttgtatacatattgtatacatttcatgaaaacagacagcgtggggtcccccctcccaatccttcttaactccttgtctcccatgcaggctgggatagccagaatgcggagtcccggccacgtggggcttcgcaccctgagctataccagcccacatggtccttggtattggggggctctggaggagaggggcggtcaacctccccctctcccccttgtccaatccatggacaaggggctcttccccacctccggtgttccgggaggaggtgggggctgccgacgtcctggggggttcatggtgccatccggggttcccctttgacAAGCGGACCccagaagccgccccctccccaggagaaatgagtgtaggggtacacggtaccccttacccatttcaacagagttaaaaaaagaaataaaaacacaacaacgaaaaaagtcctttattgttctaaattaacaagGAATACTTACCTTGCGAAAATCCCTCGCCAGTATCCTTAGAAGTGGTCCCACACCAGTATCatcttaggacatctcaccacccttcCACACCGATGAACTcccgccactgaatggtcacagtcagcctctgcatctgtatagcagaggctatgaacacgaaaatgttgcctttgaaacaagaaatttcggcaaacagtgatccgATCAAAATGGTCACTGGGAAATCCCggaacgctggaggccacactagagtggcgaaactagccatttttcacatagatggtgggtccaggtgaccagagcaggaggtgccctggtcccctggacccacctatatatgtgaaataacgctcaatctgacactctgaggtggcctccggggaacggggattcccagcagccattttgtttatgacactgtttgccaaaaattcttgttttagcaaacaattttcgtgtttctagcttatgcaatacaaattgcagaggctgtctatagccattcagccccgggagttgggcgggtgcgtgggaccactcctgaggatactggcgtgggaccactcctgaggacactggcgtgggattattgcaaggcaagtatccctggttaatccagagcaataaaatacttttttagttgtcgtgtttttatttctttttttaactctctgctgaaatgggtaaggggtaccgtgtacccctatactcatttctcctggggagggggtggcTTCCGAAGTCtgcttgttaaagagacactgaagcgaaaaaaaatatatgatataatgaattggttgtgtactatgaataattactagaagattagcagcaaagaaaatattctcatacttttattttcaggtagtgttttttctaacattgcatcattctataatatgtgcagattacacaacactgagCATTGAAaattagtctttcagagcagtctgtgaagtaatgaactctcctctggcagaggaaaagtaaacagttcaattacagttgagataataaaagtcagataacagccctctccacgactaacttagtcggagagcttaatagcttttttgcatagagataacaactggagtttctcaactcttcctgtactggaaacaattagactgatgtatctgatcttaatgttttatttcttagctgtactacacatacaaatcataatatcataatttttttttcgcttcagtgtctctttaaaggggacccccggatggcaccatgagccccccaggacgtcggcggcccccacctcctcctggggcaccggaggtggggaagagccccttatccatggattggacaagggctctggggagaggttgaccgcccctctcctccagagcccccccataccatggaccatgcgggctgggatagctcagggtgcgaagccccacgtggctgggactccgcattctggctatcccagcctgcatgggagacaagcagttaaggaggcttgggaggggggaccccaggctgtctgttttcatgaaatgtatacaatatgtatacagaactcggaatgcagtaacctgtactgcagcagtgtcattttacacagtttaaaaaccatttttttatgaaactttaaaatcgtctttttcaaaaactataaggtctttttacaatttttttttaacatgttcctactcatctgtttaatgtacatgccaaatttggcgatgatagcatgtaagggatcttcacaattaaccacggaatttagcactattgacttcaatgtaaacgcgaattcggtactcggaattgcagaatttttgagtttcgagtgcttactcagaactgccaaattccgatggcaaactcaaaattcggaatccgagagctcagccctaaccCTCCTTACTTCTACAGCTGAGGGAAGGGGTtgtgtacccagggctagtgattatagatacttactaggtgcgTCACCAGTAGTAGCCTCCAATAATTAATCCTATTAACAAGCCGACTgctaggatgatgatgatgaccaaaagccatgttggaatttctGTAAAAcaaggaaagagaaagaattatgagcagagatgatcacactgggtctgtagaaaaATGCTTTCACCTCTTGTTACAAGAAGGCACGGCTGTCctctaatgtaacaaaatattacctgcttccagaacttcctcAACTTCtggcaaatccattgcagaaCCTGAAAtacaagcagaaaacattattagTGCAAGCTGATAAGCTGATAAGTGTGTTTCCATGTTACAGGTGGAGTGACGTTATATCAATAGCAAGGGGCCCGAATGTTGAGGGATTCAGGAAGATGCTCCAGCCTGGATGTAGACTGTCACTgggagcggatccgagatgaaaaactaactatagcaaataactttttatctatatatcttatctaaagtttagatagtttacacagcaaatctagcggcAAAcaacttcaacagaatatgattatttcttcctgtgaaacaatgacagcagccatgttgtttgtaaacattacacacaggcaagctgatctgcatatcCAGCActagcctgtgaaaacctaattctccctcctcctcccctctgcctctgaaatctctggctagtaacacctccccctcctcctgcccagaccgaGATCCCATAAGCTTTTGCAacagtctgaaaatgccaaggcactctgaaaagctgtgggggaggcttgtttagtttatagggaattagagtattaaaacaaagacaaaaaagtatttggcttgaggaatgccctataaacaatatgaaaggaacacaattatgcaatgagtaagtttatctcaggtccactttaataaaaggCTGCTAGCACCTGTGACCCAGATGTGAAACGGCCAGTGTGCCGCTCTGTTCCTAGGCTTCCACCCCTTCCAGCCACTCACCCCTTCAGCACCGTATGTACATTTCAGGCACAAGCACTGCATGTGCTATGTTGATTATGCTATTTGCTACACCAGGAAATCACTTTTTTGACTGTGCCCAGATCTTTCCTCCTTTGTTTTATGCATTAATAAAAGGTTGCCTCACAGAGGCGGATCAGGATctaccagggccgggacaaggttctccagcattaGAGGCGGAGATTCCAAAGGACACCCCACCAGAgcaaggacaaggtcctccagcacccaaggctgagacaccaaagtgcgcccctacatccctcccaccccagccgtcacacactgattgctattagactaagagggccacagggcccacaacctctccaacaccttaatatctagttatctggcttgcagtcactgctatgtatccccttttcttatttctttctgcttcatacacaattaggaatgacaactgaatgaattgtgcgccccctcctacactgcgccctgaggctggagcctctccagcctatgcctcggccctgcaccccactgagttgtgcctgccccagtgtaggtagcaaatgtgctcccagtattgtgcccagtttagatagccagatgtgccccaaatattaggtagccccctccccagagaagatagccagatgtaccctgaGTTTTAGGGAGCACCCcatccccaggttagatagccataGTATAAAACCTTGATTACATTTACTGTGCTTATTTTTACCACAGCTTCACTACAACAGTCAATCAGAGCTTTCAGAgccgttttctttaaaaaaaatggaaaatccctCTCTATTTCTAGTGCAGCGATTGCAGGTGTATGGATCGATTACGGTGCATTTGCcgcaagaagaaaaaaagacaggaaaatatttaaaattgccaATTTGCAAAAAACTCACAGAGTGGCATGATCGctatgtgatttccctatactttataTATTTTACTAGCAGATTCGTGTATATTGGGCACAGTGAAAGTCAGAGCATAGAACAGGGTGTAGCAATAGGAAAGTGTACAGTGCAGGGGTGTGCAATGTGGAATCAGGAAATTTGAGGGCCTGGGGCTAATGGACCATTTAGGCGCCCCATtggcgctaatgcaaaatataTGCGATTGGGCACCAAAGAAGAAATTTGGGTCCCCAGTAAATAGCaggcgccctctcttgacgcacttcctgtttactattgaagtcgcgtcaagagagagcagaagtacagCGATGACGcgcacgagggtacgtgtcatcatgtagatgacgcgtaccctcgttcgcgtcatcgcggtacttctgctctctcttgacgcgacttcaatagtaaacaggaagtgcgtcaagagagggcggaagtaccagagggTAGTAGCGCCTAGGATCTACGgctgccctcttcctgccctcctcctcgggtacttttggggggctgaAATTTAaagttatagggtccagcagaagggagagcttagcggggaggggtggggggcatttcggaccacccccccccccccccgcgcttggggcatgctctccctttatgctgggaccctataggggccccaaagggacatgttcgggttgggttcggcccgaacatgccgaacatcgggggcatgttcggccgaaccaccccgaacccgaacatctggatgttcgcccatcactacttttAATGTATAGTGTGCTGTGGGTTGATGAAAGGGCACAGGGAGCAGGTTTTGTGACTATTGATGTCAGGGTAGAGGCAAGAGAGGCACCAGTctaagggcgcagtgtaggggggCGCACAACAGGTTTTGTGACTATTGAtatatagtgcattgtgggttgaTGGCAGGATGCAGGGAGCAGGTTTTGTGACTATTGATATATAGTTTATTGTGGGTTGATGGCAGGATGCAGGGAGCAGGTTTTGTGACTATTGATGTATAGTGTACTGTGGGTTGATGGTAGGCACAGGGAGCAGGTTTTGTGACTATTGATGTATAGTGTACTGTGATTTGATGGCAGGATGCAGGGAGCAGGTTTTGTGACTATTGATGTATAGTGTACTGTGGGTTGATGGCAGGTGCAGGGAGCAGGTTTTGTGACTAGTGATGTATAGTGTACTGTGGGTTGATGGCAGGTGCAGGGAGCAGGTTTTGTGACTATTGATGTATAGTGTACTGTGGGTTGATGGCAGGTGCAGGGAGCAGGTTTTGTGACTAGTGATGTATAGTGTACTGTGGGTTGATGGCAGGTGCAGGGAGCAGGTTTTGTGACTATTGATGTATAGTGTACTGTGGGTTGATGGCAGGTGCAGGGAGCAGGTTTTGTGACTATTGATGTATAGTGTATTAGTGACTTGATCCTATATGGTGGGTGGAGCTTCTCATGGGAGTGTGGATAGGTGGAGCACGAGggtctaagtgtgtgtgtgtgtgaatgtgtgtgtgtgaatgtgtgtgtgtgtgtgaatgtgtgtgtgtgaatgtgtgtgtgtgaatgtgtgtgtgtgtgtgtgtgtgaatgtgtgtgtgtgaatgtgtgtgtgtgaatgtgtgtgtgtgtgtgtgtgtgagagaatgtgtgtgaatgtgtgtgagtgagtgtgtgagtgagtgagtgagtgagtgtgtgtgtgtgtgtgtgtgagtgtgtgtgagcgtgcgtgcgtgcgtgcgtagggGCAGAACCTAAAGATGGCTGCAGACACTGGTTCCACTGAATTCTTCCACTTCCTCTTCCTTTTATCTCCTGCTTTCAGAAGACAACAGGATATACTTTGTATACGACCTCAAGTGCACAAAAAATTCAGCAGGAACAATGATTGCAATGAGCAAAAATCCTGTTGCAAATGAGTCACACTGATGGAAACATTTGCTGCGGTTTCCATCAGTTTTTATATACCTAGAGGTTGATTTACTAAGCTGCTCTGTTATAGCAGCGCAGCCTAATGACAACAGTGCATAGTAATAATTCTTagcgcacactgtgcagtcatagCATGCACTGCTAAATTATGCCCTGCTCTGATAgtttaaagtgagtgtttaccaatttcaaaataaaaaaaagtcggatactcacctaaggagatggaaggctcggtcctaatgagccttccctctcctctcccggtgcccggtcccgcgcaggatcccccgtggcagtattcgaccagttcggtcaaatactgccacttccgcatgccttcgggagctttctgaagccttcgggagcactcgggctcccgaagacgggccccgccatactacgcatgcgcgagcgccctctatgacgcactcgcgcgtgcgtagtatggagcggctcgtcctcggaagcccgagtgctcccgaagacctccgaagtccctgcggcggcggacgcgaacggaggagccagcgcagcaccgagggcaccgggagaggagagggaaggctcattaggaccgagccttccctctccttaggggagtatccgacttttttatttttaaactagtacCCATTAGCTTTAACAAGTGTGGAGACGTAATAATCTATAAAGTGGCAGTGATCATGGGAAAAGCAGGACATAAACTACCCAGGAAGATCAATGAACTATCAATAAACACTAATCAATACAATAATATTCCAAATAATCATATCAAAATTTATTGAGGAAAATGCTAAAGACATTAAaagcacatgggatggccaccccgt
Proteins encoded in this region:
- the LOC137570946 gene encoding uncharacterized protein — protein: MDLPEVEEVLEAEIPTWLLVIIIILAVGLLIGLIIGGYYCLRCRSKLNKIDTMIKSVKVETAALIKEKEKAKVPKGLEMDLMLTDILRSLIPGRARRMDPDVERGTEEKDARKDKRQKKIQISVQQKKERKSHPIQKKTEAAGGKKKTKKTVRFQAEDKEEVRQQKLVEEPNILEGKLSKEKKKKLRAKLKKLQQNASQ